A genome region from Labilibaculum antarcticum includes the following:
- a CDS encoding PQQ-binding-like beta-propeller repeat protein — MTNKFKLNRTNLSLWKGIAMVAGTFSFIICMLVLVNYIQINRIDPVNTEVINSLVDRLNDNPNDAQLREQIREMDLLVRKAYFTNQWQVKAGGYLFLFGIIITTIALQLFYAGKQQLPQISEEKEENIILFREKARKWIVIGGFGMVGITLIFAFLTHKELGNQFTVAAATANTKQAETNQTDVTVVEVVANEEIVEPVVEEKAAEEVEEEAAKEEIVVPVAKKEEVVVEKAKTNSYKGTYPTKEMMANFPSFRGPGGNAIAYQKNIPNEWDGASGKNILWKQPVPIHAYNSPVIWGNKLFLSGATATSREVYCYDRNNGKLLWTAKAEQITGSPANPPEVTPDTGHAASTVTTDGNSVFAIFSNGDLIAVDMSGKKQWAKNLGVPDNHYGHSSSLIVFEDKLIVQYDQKTNSKVMALSTSSGEEVWSTARKVRVSWASPVIVQNGDQVEVLLAADPCIASYDVQTGKELWKIDCITGEVGPSVAYANGIVFALNEYASLVAIKPGAKPEILWEAYDYLSDVPSPIAYNDLLFVITSYGAVACYNAKAGEILWEKEFDAGFYASPILVDGKIYLMDRVGVMHIFKAEKEYVEVATSALGEKSDASPAFADGRVYIRGEKNLYCIGK; from the coding sequence TGTGGAAAGGCATTGCAATGGTGGCGGGAACATTTTCCTTCATAATTTGCATGTTGGTTTTGGTGAATTACATTCAGATTAATAGAATTGATCCGGTAAATACCGAAGTGATTAACAGTTTGGTTGATCGCTTGAATGATAATCCGAACGATGCTCAGTTAAGAGAGCAAATACGCGAGATGGATTTATTGGTTCGTAAAGCCTATTTTACAAATCAATGGCAAGTGAAAGCCGGCGGATATTTATTCTTGTTTGGCATTATAATTACGACGATTGCCTTGCAGTTATTTTATGCGGGCAAGCAACAGTTACCGCAGATTTCTGAAGAGAAAGAGGAGAATATCATTCTATTTCGCGAAAAAGCAAGGAAATGGATTGTGATTGGTGGTTTTGGAATGGTAGGAATCACTTTGATATTTGCATTTCTGACGCATAAGGAGTTGGGGAATCAATTCACTGTGGCGGCTGCAACTGCGAACACGAAGCAAGCTGAAACAAATCAAACAGATGTTACTGTTGTTGAGGTTGTCGCAAATGAAGAAATAGTAGAGCCAGTTGTTGAAGAAAAAGCTGCTGAAGAAGTAGAGGAGGAAGCTGCAAAAGAGGAAATTGTTGTTCCTGTTGCTAAGAAGGAAGAAGTAGTGGTTGAAAAAGCGAAAACCAATTCATATAAAGGAACATATCCAACGAAAGAGATGATGGCAAATTTTCCATCTTTCCGCGGACCGGGAGGAAATGCGATTGCTTACCAAAAGAACATCCCAAATGAATGGGATGGAGCAAGTGGCAAAAATATCCTGTGGAAACAGCCTGTTCCTATTCATGCCTATAATTCTCCGGTAATTTGGGGAAATAAATTATTCCTTTCCGGAGCCACTGCTACAAGTCGGGAAGTTTATTGCTACGATAGAAACAACGGTAAATTACTTTGGACAGCTAAAGCAGAACAGATTACTGGATCACCTGCAAATCCGCCGGAGGTAACTCCAGATACTGGTCATGCCGCGTCAACGGTTACGACTGATGGGAATTCAGTTTTTGCCATATTCTCAAATGGTGATCTGATCGCAGTAGATATGAGTGGAAAAAAGCAGTGGGCTAAGAATTTAGGTGTCCCTGATAATCATTACGGACATTCATCATCTTTGATTGTTTTTGAAGACAAGTTGATTGTTCAGTATGATCAGAAAACAAACTCGAAAGTAATGGCTTTGTCAACATCAAGCGGAGAAGAAGTCTGGAGTACTGCGCGCAAAGTAAGAGTTTCCTGGGCATCGCCGGTGATTGTTCAAAACGGAGATCAGGTTGAAGTATTATTAGCAGCTGATCCTTGCATTGCATCCTATGATGTACAAACAGGAAAGGAATTGTGGAAAATAGACTGCATTACCGGTGAGGTTGGTCCTTCGGTAGCTTATGCAAACGGAATCGTATTTGCGCTAAACGAATACGCCAGTTTGGTAGCAATAAAACCGGGAGCTAAACCTGAAATTTTATGGGAAGCTTACGATTACCTTTCCGATGTTCCGAGTCCAATTGCTTACAATGATTTGTTGTTTGTGATAACCAGTTATGGTGCTGTTGCCTGTTACAATGCAAAAGCTGGTGAAATACTTTGGGAAAAGGAATTTGACGCAGGATTTTATGCATCTCCAATATTGGTTGATGGTAAAATATATTTAATGGACAGGGTAGGTGTGATGCATATTTTTAAAGCAGAGAAGGAATATGTGGAAGTTGCAACATCAGCTTTGGGAGAGAAATCGGATGCATCGCCTGCCTTTGCAGATGGTAGAGTGTATATTCGGGGTGAGAAAAATCTTTATTGCATAGGGAAATAG